The following coding sequences are from one Paraburkholderia caballeronis window:
- the leuB gene encoding 3-isopropylmalate dehydrogenase, translating to MKIAVLPGDGIGPEIVNEAVKVLNALGEKFELEEAPVGGAGYEASGHPLPDATLALAKAADAILFGAVGDWKYDSLERALRPEQAILGLRKHLQLFANFRPAICYPQLTGASSLKPEIVSGLDILIVRELNGDIYFGSPRGTREAPDGPFAGAREGFDTMRYSEPEVRRIAHVAFQAAQKRAKKLTSVDKANVLETSQLWKDVMIEVAKEYPDVELSHMYVDNAAMQLVKAPKAFDVVVTGNMFGDILSDEAAMLTGSIGMLPSASLDANNKGLYEPSHGSAPDIAGKGIANPLATILSAAMMLRYSLNRAEQADRIEGAVKKVLEQGYRTADIVTPGCTQVGTAAMGDAVVAAL from the coding sequence ATGAAGATTGCAGTGCTGCCGGGCGACGGCATCGGCCCCGAGATCGTCAACGAAGCCGTGAAGGTGCTGAACGCGCTCGGCGAAAAATTCGAACTGGAAGAAGCGCCGGTCGGCGGCGCGGGTTACGAGGCGAGCGGCCATCCGCTGCCGGACGCGACGCTCGCGCTCGCGAAGGCGGCGGACGCGATCCTGTTCGGCGCGGTCGGCGACTGGAAATACGACTCGCTGGAGCGCGCGCTGCGTCCTGAGCAGGCGATTCTCGGGCTGCGCAAGCATCTGCAACTGTTCGCGAACTTCCGCCCGGCGATCTGCTATCCGCAATTGACCGGCGCATCGTCCCTGAAGCCCGAGATCGTGTCGGGCCTCGACATCCTGATCGTGCGCGAACTGAACGGCGACATCTACTTCGGCTCGCCGCGCGGCACGCGCGAAGCGCCGGACGGTCCGTTCGCGGGCGCGCGCGAAGGCTTCGACACGATGCGCTATTCGGAGCCGGAAGTGCGCCGCATCGCGCACGTCGCGTTCCAGGCCGCGCAGAAGCGCGCGAAGAAGCTGACGTCGGTGGACAAGGCGAACGTGCTCGAAACGTCCCAGTTGTGGAAGGACGTGATGATCGAAGTCGCGAAGGAATATCCGGACGTCGAGCTGTCGCACATGTACGTGGACAACGCGGCGATGCAACTGGTGAAGGCGCCGAAGGCCTTCGACGTGGTCGTGACCGGCAACATGTTCGGCGACATCCTGTCGGACGAGGCCGCGATGCTGACCGGCTCGATCGGGATGCTGCCGTCCGCGTCGCTCGACGCGAACAACAAGGGGTTGTACGAGCCGTCGCACGGCTCCGCGCCGGACATCGCGGGCAAGGGCATCGCGAATCCGCTCGCGACGATCCTGTCGGCCGCGATGATGCTGCGCTACTCGCTGAACCGCGCGGAGCAGGCGGACCGCATCGAGGGCGCGGTGAAGAAGGTGCTGGAGCAGGGTTATCGCACCGCCGACATCGTGACGCCGGGCTGCACGCAGGTCGGCACGGCGGCGATGGGCGACGCGGTGGTCGCGGCGCTGTAA
- the truA gene encoding tRNA pseudouridine(38-40) synthase TruA, translating into MRIALGILYDGAAFCGWQSQPHGKTVQDALERALREFACVPLATVVAGRTDTGVHGLGQVVHFDTDLDRTAFSWVRGTNAFLPPTVAVQWAQPMPDAFHARFSAFERTYYYVLYVHPVRSPMLTGRAGWIHTPLDVDAMRAAAGCLIGEHDFSAFRSSECQAKTPVKHLYQIDIRPQGDFIHFRFRANAFLHHMVRNLMGCLVAVGRGRYPAAWLADVLAGRDRTRAAPTFMPDGLYLARVGYPDEFAVPAPHTGSVPWSAVWADDDPPRDLRAS; encoded by the coding sequence ATGCGTATCGCGCTAGGCATCCTGTACGACGGAGCGGCGTTCTGCGGATGGCAGTCGCAGCCGCACGGCAAGACGGTGCAGGATGCGCTGGAGCGCGCGCTGCGCGAGTTCGCGTGCGTGCCGCTGGCGACCGTCGTCGCGGGCCGCACCGACACCGGCGTGCACGGACTCGGCCAGGTCGTCCATTTCGACACCGACCTCGACCGCACGGCGTTCTCGTGGGTGCGCGGCACGAACGCATTCCTGCCGCCGACGGTCGCCGTGCAGTGGGCGCAGCCGATGCCGGATGCCTTCCACGCGCGCTTCTCGGCGTTCGAGCGCACGTACTACTACGTGCTGTACGTGCATCCGGTGCGTTCGCCGATGCTTACCGGCCGCGCGGGCTGGATCCACACGCCGCTCGACGTCGACGCGATGCGCGCCGCCGCCGGTTGCCTGATCGGCGAGCACGACTTTTCCGCGTTCCGCTCGTCCGAGTGCCAGGCGAAGACGCCGGTCAAGCACCTGTACCAGATCGACATCCGGCCGCAGGGCGACTTCATCCATTTCCGCTTTCGCGCGAATGCGTTCCTGCATCACATGGTGCGCAACCTGATGGGATGCCTCGTCGCGGTCGGGCGCGGGCGCTATCCGGCGGCGTGGCTCGCGGACGTGCTCGCGGGCCGCGACCGCACGCGCGCCGCGCCGACGTTCATGCCGGACGGCCTGTATCTCGCGCGGGTAGGATATCCTGACGAATTCGCGGTTCCGGCGCCGCACACCGGCAGCGTGCCGTGGAGCGCGGTGTGGGCCGACGATGATCCGCCGCGTGATCTGCGCGCCAGCTAG
- the leuD gene encoding 3-isopropylmalate dehydratase small subunit — MDKFIVHTGVVAPLDRENVDTDAIIPKQFLKSIKRTGFGPNAFDEWRYLDHGEPGQDNSKRPLNPDFVLNQPRYQGASVLLARKNFGCGSSREHAPWALQQYGFRALIAPSFADIFYNNCFKNGVLPIVLSEQQVDHLFNETYAFNGFKLTIDLDAQVVRTTDGSAEYPFEVAAFRRYCLLNGFDDIGLTLRHADKIRQYEAERLARQPWLNHRIVG; from the coding sequence ATGGATAAATTCATTGTGCACACCGGCGTCGTCGCGCCGCTCGATCGCGAGAACGTGGACACCGACGCGATCATTCCGAAGCAGTTCCTGAAGTCGATCAAGCGCACCGGCTTCGGCCCGAACGCGTTCGACGAATGGCGCTATCTGGACCACGGCGAGCCGGGTCAGGACAACTCGAAGCGTCCGCTGAACCCGGACTTCGTGCTGAACCAGCCGCGCTACCAGGGCGCGTCGGTCCTGCTCGCGCGCAAGAACTTCGGCTGCGGCAGCTCGCGTGAGCACGCGCCATGGGCGCTTCAGCAATACGGTTTCCGCGCGCTGATCGCGCCGAGTTTCGCGGACATCTTCTACAACAACTGCTTCAAGAACGGCGTGCTGCCGATCGTGCTGTCCGAGCAGCAGGTCGATCACCTGTTCAACGAGACCTATGCGTTCAACGGCTTCAAGCTGACGATCGATCTCGACGCGCAGGTCGTGCGCACCACGGACGGCTCGGCCGAATACCCGTTCGAAGTCGCCGCGTTCCGCCGCTACTGCCTGCTGAACGGCTTCGACGACATCGGCCTCACGCTGCGCCACGCGGACAAGATCCGCCAGTACGAAGCGGAGCGCCTCGCGCGCCAGCCGTGGCTGAACCACCGCATCGTCGGATGA
- the trpB gene encoding tryptophan synthase subunit beta has product MYNLPDERGHFGPYGGVFVAETLMQAIDELRGAYAKYQHDPEFVAEYQRELKHFVGRPSPVYHAERWSTLLGGAQIYLKREDLNHTGAHKINNVIGQALLAKRMGKPRVIAETGAGQHGVATATIAARFGMECVVYMGAEDVKRQAANVYRMKLLGATVVPVESGSRTLKDALNEAMRDWVTNVENTFYIIGTVAGPHPYPMMVRDFQRVIGDECRVQMPEMTGRQPDAVIASVGGGSNAMGIFYPYIDDTAVQLIGVEAAGDGIETGRHAASLTGGTPGVLHGNRTYLLQDDDGQIIETHSISAGLDYPGVGPEHAWLKDSGRAQYVPITDEEALKAFHDCCRIEGIIPALESSHALAYATKLAPTLPKEKILLVNLSGRGDKDMHTVAERSGLRF; this is encoded by the coding sequence ATGTATAACTTGCCCGATGAACGGGGCCATTTCGGCCCGTATGGCGGCGTGTTCGTCGCCGAAACGCTGATGCAGGCGATCGACGAACTGCGCGGCGCCTATGCGAAATACCAGCACGATCCCGAGTTCGTCGCCGAATACCAGCGCGAGCTGAAGCATTTCGTCGGCCGTCCGTCGCCGGTCTATCACGCCGAACGCTGGAGCACGCTGCTCGGCGGCGCGCAGATTTATCTGAAGCGCGAAGACCTGAACCACACCGGCGCGCACAAGATCAACAACGTGATCGGCCAGGCGCTGCTTGCGAAGCGCATGGGCAAGCCGCGCGTGATCGCGGAAACCGGCGCGGGCCAGCACGGCGTCGCGACGGCGACGATCGCCGCGCGTTTCGGGATGGAATGCGTCGTCTACATGGGCGCGGAGGACGTGAAGCGCCAGGCGGCGAACGTGTACCGGATGAAGCTGCTGGGCGCGACCGTCGTGCCGGTCGAGTCCGGCTCGCGCACGCTGAAGGACGCGCTGAACGAGGCGATGCGCGACTGGGTGACGAACGTCGAGAACACGTTCTACATCATCGGCACCGTGGCCGGCCCGCACCCGTATCCGATGATGGTGCGCGACTTCCAGCGCGTGATCGGCGACGAATGCCGCGTCCAGATGCCCGAAATGACCGGCCGCCAGCCGGATGCGGTGATCGCGAGCGTCGGCGGCGGTTCGAACGCGATGGGGATCTTCTACCCATACATCGACGACACGGCGGTGCAGCTGATCGGCGTCGAGGCGGCCGGCGACGGCATCGAAACCGGCCGTCACGCGGCGTCGCTGACCGGCGGCACGCCGGGCGTGCTGCACGGCAACCGCACCTATCTCTTGCAGGACGACGACGGCCAGATCATCGAGACGCATTCGATCTCCGCCGGCCTCGACTATCCGGGCGTCGGCCCCGAGCACGCGTGGCTGAAGGACAGCGGCCGCGCGCAATACGTGCCGATTACCGACGAAGAGGCGCTGAAGGCGTTCCACGACTGCTGCCGGATCGAGGGCATCATCCCGGCGCTCGAATCGAGCCACGCGCTCGCGTATGCGACGAAGCTCGCCCCGACCTTGCCGAAGGAGAAGATCCTGCTGGTGAACCTGTCGGGCCGCGGCGACAAGGACATGCATACGGTCGCCGAGCGCTCGGGCCTTCGGTTCTGA
- a CDS encoding phosphoribosylanthranilate isomerase, translated as MTSADLPAPHDAAASDRAPAAHRTRIKLCGLSTPESVAHAIALGADAIGLVFYPPSPRSVSIAQAVELTREIPPFVSVVGLFVNATPQWIGEVASNVSLTLLQFHGDETPGQCESLASVAGLPWLRALRVAPDTREADLIESAHRYSSASGLLFDTHVDGYGGGGKVFDWSLIPAGLARRAVLSGGLNAQNVSEAIRQVRPFAVDVSSGIEVPGAKGVKDHARMAAFVSAVREADAQ; from the coding sequence ATGACTTCAGCCGATCTGCCCGCCCCGCACGACGCCGCCGCTTCCGACCGCGCACCGGCGGCGCATCGCACGCGCATCAAGCTGTGCGGGTTGTCCACGCCCGAGTCCGTCGCGCACGCGATCGCGCTCGGCGCAGACGCGATCGGCCTCGTGTTCTATCCGCCGAGCCCGCGCTCGGTCAGCATTGCACAGGCGGTCGAGCTGACCCGCGAGATTCCGCCGTTCGTGTCCGTGGTTGGCCTGTTCGTGAACGCGACGCCGCAATGGATCGGCGAGGTCGCGAGCAACGTATCGCTGACGCTGTTGCAGTTCCACGGCGACGAGACCCCCGGGCAGTGCGAATCGCTCGCGTCGGTTGCCGGTTTGCCCTGGTTGCGCGCGCTGCGCGTCGCGCCGGATACTCGCGAGGCCGATTTGATAGAATCGGCACACCGTTATTCATCGGCCAGCGGCCTGCTGTTCGACACCCATGTCGACGGCTACGGCGGCGGCGGAAAGGTCTTCGATTGGTCACTTATTCCCGCAGGGCTCGCGCGTCGGGCCGTTTTGAGTGGTGGGTTGAACGCGCAAAACGTCAGTGAGGCGATCCGCCAGGTGCGCCCGTTCGCTGTCGATGTCTCCAGTGGCATCGAAGTGCCGGGCGCCAAGGGCGTGAAGGATCACGCCCGCATGGCGGCGTTCGTGAGCGCGGTGCGCGAAGCGGACGCTCAGTGA
- a CDS encoding entericidin A/B family lipoprotein, whose translation MKVRTFWRGVALFLLTGALVALTGCNTVAGFGQDISSSARTVQHAL comes from the coding sequence ATGAAAGTACGGACGTTCTGGCGCGGCGTGGCGCTCTTTCTGCTGACCGGCGCGCTGGTCGCGCTGACCGGCTGCAACACGGTGGCCGGGTTTGGCCAGGACATCAGCAGTTCGGCGCGCACGGTGCAGCACGCGCTGTAA
- the asd gene encoding aspartate-semialdehyde dehydrogenase, with protein MNVGLVGWRGMVGSVLMQRMQEERDFDLIEPVFFSTSNAGGAAPSFAKNETKLKDANSIDELKKCDAIITCQGGDYTNDVYPKLRAAGWNGYWIDAASALRMKDDAVIILDPVNLDVIRNALVKGQKDFVGGNCTVSLMLMALGGLFRENLIDWMTAMTYQAASGAGAQNMRELLQQMGTLYGAAKEDLANPSSAILDIDRRVLAAMNSDRMPTDHFGVPLAGSLIPWIDKDLGNGMSKEEWKGGAETNKILGKPAMGEPGSIPVDGLCVRIGAMRCHSQALTIKLKKDVPLDEIDGIIASANDWVKVVPNEREASMRDLSPAVVTGTLTVPVGRLRKLAMGGEYLSAFTVGDQLLWGAAEPLRRMLRILLDK; from the coding sequence ATGAACGTAGGTCTCGTAGGTTGGCGCGGCATGGTCGGCAGCGTGCTGATGCAGCGCATGCAGGAAGAACGCGATTTCGACCTGATCGAACCGGTGTTTTTCAGCACCAGCAACGCAGGCGGCGCAGCGCCGTCGTTCGCCAAAAACGAGACGAAGCTCAAGGATGCGAACAGCATCGACGAGCTGAAGAAGTGCGACGCGATCATCACCTGCCAGGGCGGCGACTACACGAACGACGTGTATCCGAAGCTGCGCGCGGCGGGCTGGAACGGCTACTGGATCGACGCGGCGTCGGCGCTGCGGATGAAGGACGACGCGGTCATCATCCTCGACCCGGTGAACCTCGACGTGATCAGGAACGCGCTGGTCAAAGGCCAGAAGGACTTCGTCGGCGGCAACTGCACGGTCAGCCTGATGCTGATGGCGCTCGGCGGCCTGTTCCGCGAGAACCTGATCGACTGGATGACCGCGATGACGTACCAGGCGGCGTCGGGCGCGGGCGCGCAGAACATGCGCGAGCTGCTGCAACAGATGGGCACGCTGTACGGCGCGGCGAAGGAAGACCTCGCGAACCCGTCGTCGGCGATCCTCGACATCGACCGCCGCGTGCTGGCCGCGATGAACAGCGACCGGATGCCGACCGACCACTTCGGCGTGCCGCTCGCCGGCTCGCTGATTCCGTGGATCGACAAGGATCTCGGCAACGGCATGTCGAAGGAAGAGTGGAAGGGCGGCGCGGAAACCAACAAGATCCTCGGCAAGCCGGCGATGGGCGAACCGGGTTCGATCCCCGTCGACGGCCTGTGCGTGCGGATCGGCGCGATGCGCTGCCACTCGCAGGCGCTGACGATCAAGCTGAAGAAGGACGTGCCGCTCGACGAGATCGACGGCATCATCGCGTCCGCGAACGACTGGGTGAAGGTCGTGCCGAACGAGCGCGAAGCGTCGATGCGCGACCTGTCGCCGGCCGTCGTGACCGGCACGCTGACGGTGCCGGTCGGCCGCCTGCGCAAGCTCGCGATGGGCGGCGAGTACCTGTCGGCGTTCACGGTCGGCGACCAGCTGCTGTGGGGGGCGGCGGAGCCGCTTCGCCGCATGTTGCGGATTCTGCTCGACAAGTGA
- a CDS encoding FimV/HubP family polar landmark protein, protein MIVRFGSVTVAPARRAAFAAVAAALFASAGIQSALAAEAAGGASAPASAGHYTVRVGQSLNDVAAELAQTRDPATLGRVSRALFDANPDAFMKHGGIKDPSRLKIGAVLNVPAMAEIPGGAASEPAAASTPAPAPVSSAAATTAAAPAAAAKAGGASAAVAGSAPAPAVSAASPAAAASAPVTAAAGASAPATAAVAGSSAAQASAASSAQPVSAAAAASPTSAAAVAGASVPAASSGPAAPEASASDAQHVWSGAIQAAPAGASSGAAAANAASAAHPQAPVSSIQELLALKNRVLMALQKHGIGKPAQSAVGAPAAAPAQGNATSGAAAAPIVNTSRSGNPMADLPPVVIGVTAAIGAVVLALLLGRALRRRKPGSPRSDEGNGPSPEPTGGGDARVADAVPEPKSREPVLSPVTPAVVAATAAGVAAAASSAEAEPQHDETLDPATDAAGFAAATSLGADALPPTLFESPHGVPLSDEREPAVPDAPVPDTHAEHAEPQVRGEEPGEPETLADATRAASFEAAAALGASALPPESLETAWVDAAAAEFAPHAETEPQIEPPAPQEPEASEPLEPYQPEEPVAAVEPAPPAVEPEQPIAPAEVAAPIAEAATESPAATPADFPTDAVAALDTLDMPLPPRTGEPVSAAPLSSEPVASPETTERHAVPLHEPSAPAAGGEIEAGTTGAGSIAGLGAARFGTLSLDFDLNLPPDSAEPLPVFTPEQLARIARNKLDLANEYIALGDLAGARALITEVIESNDHATRADAQALLATLAPLS, encoded by the coding sequence ATGATCGTTAGATTCGGTTCTGTAACCGTCGCGCCGGCGCGACGTGCGGCGTTCGCCGCGGTCGCGGCGGCGCTATTCGCGTCGGCCGGCATTCAATCCGCGCTGGCGGCCGAGGCCGCGGGCGGCGCGTCCGCGCCCGCGTCGGCAGGCCACTATACGGTCCGCGTCGGCCAGTCGTTGAACGACGTCGCCGCGGAGCTTGCGCAGACGCGCGATCCGGCGACGCTTGGCCGCGTCAGCCGCGCGCTGTTCGACGCGAACCCTGACGCGTTCATGAAGCACGGCGGGATCAAGGATCCGAGCCGGCTGAAGATCGGCGCGGTGCTGAACGTGCCGGCGATGGCGGAGATTCCGGGCGGGGCGGCGTCGGAGCCGGCTGCGGCTTCGACTCCCGCTCCCGCTCCGGTTTCGTCGGCGGCGGCAACTACGGCTGCTGCGCCGGCAGCGGCCGCGAAGGCGGGCGGGGCTTCGGCTGCGGTCGCCGGCAGCGCGCCCGCGCCGGCCGTATCGGCTGCGTCGCCGGCGGCTGCGGCATCTGCTCCTGTCACGGCTGCGGCCGGCGCGTCCGCTCCGGCGACAGCCGCGGTTGCCGGTTCGTCGGCCGCGCAGGCGTCCGCCGCCTCTTCCGCGCAGCCGGTGTCGGCGGCTGCCGCTGCGAGCCCGACCAGCGCGGCGGCGGTGGCGGGCGCGAGCGTGCCGGCTGCGTCGTCGGGTCCGGCCGCGCCGGAAGCTTCCGCGAGCGATGCGCAACACGTGTGGTCCGGCGCGATCCAGGCCGCGCCGGCTGGCGCGTCGTCGGGCGCGGCAGCGGCGAACGCGGCGTCGGCCGCGCATCCGCAGGCGCCGGTGTCGAGCATCCAGGAACTGCTTGCGCTGAAGAACCGCGTGCTGATGGCGCTGCAAAAGCACGGCATCGGCAAGCCCGCGCAGTCGGCGGTCGGCGCGCCAGCGGCTGCGCCAGCGCAGGGCAACGCCACGAGCGGCGCGGCGGCGGCGCCCATCGTCAATACGTCGCGCAGCGGCAATCCCATGGCCGATTTGCCGCCAGTCGTGATCGGCGTGACGGCGGCGATCGGCGCGGTCGTGCTCGCGCTGCTGCTCGGCCGCGCGCTGCGCCGTCGCAAGCCCGGATCGCCGCGATCCGATGAGGGCAACGGTCCGTCGCCGGAACCGACCGGTGGCGGTGACGCTCGCGTTGCCGATGCGGTGCCGGAGCCGAAGTCGCGTGAGCCGGTGTTGTCGCCGGTGACGCCGGCTGTCGTGGCGGCCACGGCGGCGGGCGTGGCCGCGGCCGCGTCGTCGGCCGAAGCCGAGCCGCAGCACGACGAAACGCTCGACCCCGCGACGGATGCCGCCGGCTTTGCCGCCGCGACGTCGCTCGGCGCGGATGCGCTGCCGCCGACGCTGTTCGAGTCGCCGCACGGCGTGCCGCTGTCCGACGAACGCGAGCCGGCCGTCCCCGATGCACCTGTTCCCGACACGCACGCAGAGCACGCCGAGCCGCAGGTTCGCGGCGAGGAGCCGGGCGAGCCCGAGACGCTGGCGGACGCAACCCGCGCGGCGAGTTTCGAAGCTGCGGCGGCGCTCGGCGCATCTGCGCTGCCGCCGGAGAGCCTCGAAACGGCGTGGGTGGACGCCGCCGCAGCGGAATTCGCGCCGCACGCGGAAACCGAACCGCAGATCGAGCCGCCCGCGCCGCAGGAGCCGGAAGCGAGCGAGCCGCTGGAGCCGTATCAGCCGGAAGAGCCGGTTGCCGCTGTCGAACCCGCGCCGCCAGCCGTCGAGCCCGAGCAGCCCATCGCTCCGGCGGAAGTAGCCGCGCCGATCGCCGAAGCCGCAACCGAATCGCCGGCCGCTACGCCGGCCGACTTCCCGACCGACGCTGTCGCCGCGCTCGACACGCTGGACATGCCGCTGCCGCCGCGCACCGGCGAGCCGGTGTCGGCCGCGCCGCTGTCGTCGGAGCCGGTTGCGTCGCCGGAGACGACCGAACGCCACGCCGTGCCGCTGCACGAGCCGTCCGCGCCGGCGGCCGGCGGCGAGATCGAGGCCGGCACGACCGGCGCGGGCTCGATCGCCGGTCTGGGCGCCGCGCGTTTCGGCACGCTGTCGCTCGACTTCGATCTGAACCTGCCGCCGGATTCGGCCGAGCCGCTGCCGGTGTTCACGCCCGAACAACTGGCGCGGATCGCGCGCAACAAGCTCGATCTCGCGAACGAGTACATCGCGCTCGGCGACCTGGCGGGCGCGCGCGCGCTGATCACCGAGGTGATCGAGTCGAACGACCACGCGACGCGCGCCGACGCGCAGGCGCTCCTCGCGACGCTCGCGCCGCTCTCGTGA
- the leuC gene encoding 3-isopropylmalate dehydratase large subunit, with translation MAKTLYDKLWDSHVVHTEEDGTTLLYIDRHLLHEVTSPQAFEGLKLAGRPVWRISANLAVSDHNVPTTDRTHGIADPVSKLQVDTLDTNCDAFGITQFKMNDQRQGIVHIVGPEQGATLPGMTIVCGDSHTSTHGAFGALAHGIGTSEVEHVLATQTLLQKKSKNMLVKVEGPLPRGCTAKDIVLAIIGKIGTAGGTGYAIEFGGSTIRALSMEGRMTVCNMAIEAGARAGMVAVDDTTVEYLKNRPFTPQGAEWDQAAAYWKTFRSDDGAQFDRVIELNAAEIVPQVTWGTSPEMVTAIDSRVPDPEREKDPVKRDAMERALQYMALEPNTPIESIKPDKIFIGSCTNARIEDLRAAAYVVKKLGRRVAANIRLAMVVPGSGLVKAQAEREGLDKVFTDAGFEWREPGCSMCLAMNADRLEPGERCASTSNRNFEGRQGAGGRTHLVSPAMAAAAAIEGHFVDIRKLG, from the coding sequence ATGGCAAAGACTCTCTACGACAAATTGTGGGACTCCCATGTGGTCCACACCGAAGAAGACGGCACGACGCTTCTCTATATCGACCGTCATCTGCTGCACGAAGTCACGAGCCCGCAGGCCTTCGAGGGGCTGAAGCTCGCCGGGCGCCCGGTCTGGCGCATCAGCGCGAACCTCGCGGTATCCGACCATAACGTGCCGACCACCGACCGCACGCACGGGATCGCCGATCCGGTGTCGAAGCTGCAGGTCGATACGCTCGACACGAACTGCGACGCGTTCGGCATCACGCAGTTCAAGATGAACGACCAGCGCCAGGGCATCGTGCACATCGTCGGGCCGGAGCAGGGCGCGACGCTGCCGGGCATGACGATCGTCTGCGGCGACTCGCACACGTCCACGCACGGCGCGTTCGGCGCGCTCGCGCACGGCATCGGCACGTCCGAGGTCGAGCACGTGCTCGCGACGCAGACGCTGCTGCAGAAGAAGAGCAAGAACATGCTCGTGAAGGTCGAAGGCCCGCTGCCGCGCGGCTGCACCGCGAAGGACATCGTGCTCGCGATCATCGGCAAGATCGGCACCGCCGGCGGCACCGGCTACGCGATCGAGTTCGGCGGTTCGACGATCCGCGCGCTGTCGATGGAAGGCCGGATGACGGTCTGCAACATGGCGATCGAAGCGGGCGCGCGCGCCGGCATGGTCGCGGTGGACGACACGACGGTCGAGTACCTGAAGAACCGTCCGTTCACGCCGCAGGGCGCGGAATGGGACCAGGCGGCCGCGTACTGGAAGACGTTCCGCTCGGACGACGGTGCGCAGTTCGATCGCGTGATCGAACTGAACGCGGCCGAAATCGTGCCGCAGGTCACGTGGGGCACGTCGCCGGAAATGGTCACGGCGATCGACAGCCGCGTGCCGGACCCCGAGCGCGAGAAGGACCCGGTCAAGCGCGACGCGATGGAACGCGCGCTGCAATACATGGCGCTCGAACCGAACACGCCGATCGAGTCGATCAAGCCGGACAAGATCTTCATCGGCTCGTGCACGAACGCGCGCATCGAGGATCTGCGCGCCGCCGCGTATGTGGTGAAGAAGCTCGGCCGCCGCGTCGCGGCGAACATCCGTCTCGCGATGGTCGTGCCGGGCTCGGGTCTCGTGAAGGCGCAGGCGGAACGCGAAGGGCTCGACAAGGTCTTTACCGACGCGGGTTTCGAATGGCGCGAGCCGGGCTGCTCGATGTGCCTCGCGATGAACGCGGACCGGCTGGAGCCGGGCGAGCGTTGCGCGTCGACGTCGAACCGCAATTTCGAAGGCCGTCAGGGCGCGGGCGGACGCACGCACCTGGTGAGCCCGGCGATGGCGGCCGCGGCAGCGATCGAAGGGCATTTCGTGGACATTCGCAAGCTTGGGTAA